AAAGTTAAAAAATAGCATGTTTACATGGTTACACTAATATGCTATTAGTGCTTGCAGATCTTGTAAAATTACTAATTAAGTTTGAGTCCTTCAGCCTTCAGAACTCGAGATTTTGGCTGCAGTCCAGGCCAAACAATCAAAGCCAGGGATTCCTTGAAGGTTTCCTTATGCGACGCATTGATTTCCAAACAGCACTGTTACATTTAAACCCCGATCCATAGGCCAGCTGCCAAATCCTGTCGCCTCTTCTGACACGCTCGTTTGCTTCCAAGTAAGCCAGTTCATACCAAATGGTGCTGCTGGAGGTGTTCCCGAAACGCTCCAATGTCATCCTTGATGGTTCCATGTTCTTCTCACTGAGCTCGAGGTTCCTCTGTAGTTCATCCAGGACCATCTTGCTTGCTGCGTGCATGCAGAAGTGCTCAAAGGCTAGCTTGAAGTCCGGAATGTAAGGCTTGGATGATTGGGATTCAGTGTCTGAACCACCTCCGAATAAGTACTTTTTCAGTAGTGTCGCAAAGAAATGTGCCTGCTCAGAAAAAGGCAGCACCAGGGGACCAAGAGTTGTGATGTTTGTTTTGATTGCTTCTGCCCCTATCTCCACTAAATCTTTGCTGATTCTTAGTCCCTTGCAGCGTTGATCATCTTCTTCTTGATACACACTCCTAGTCATATGAACAAATCGAAAGTTATGTATTCCGTGTACTTATAACCAGGGCCGGCCTTGAGTCCTAGTCGAAATCAGTTTATGGGTCCTAATATACTTCTATCATGAAAATTCATATATTTACTTTAAAAAGTTAGAAATTTTTGGGGCCCTGAGTGTCCGGGGCCCTAGACGTAAATCTTGCTCGTCTGTAGCCAGGGCCACCCCTGCTTATAACCATCACACCAATATGATCTACTTCCTAAGTGATTTCCAAGCAAATTGTACCTTCTCTATCTATGTGTAATGGCACTTTTTTTTGGTGTTTATCTAATAAACCTTCCCTAGTTTCCTATGTTTCTAACTGAAGTAGCATTCCTAAACATCATTAGTACAAAGAATCAATTTCCTAAATGGTATAGTAGAAAATAGTGACTGTAAAGTTTAGAACACACACCTGAAGCTGCGATCATCAGCACCTTTGTGAGTGCGAACAATGTGCTCAAGCCTATACTTTGCACGTGCAAAGTTGCGACGACGATTTGACAAGAGCACAGCAGAACATCCCATTCTGAAAAAGCAATTAGGGATGAGCATGGAACGGTCTTTTCCAGGGTACCAATTGTATCCCACCATCTCAGTACTCACCACCACAGCATAGTTATTAGGATTGGCTTGTAACATGTCTCGTGCCAAGTCCAAGGCGATGATCCCAGCACTACAGCCCATCCCTCCAAGATTGAAACTCAAGACATTTCCTCTCATCTTGTAATGGTTTATAACCATTGCAGAGAGTGATGGCGTCGGGTTAAAAATGCTGCAGTTCACCACCAAGACTCCAATGTCCTTAGGCCTTATCCCCGTCTTTTCAAAGAGCTCGTCGAGTGCTCCAAAAATCACCAGTGATGCCTCTGCTCTGCCTTCTTTCATTGTAGTACAGTTCTCAGATGACATTATAGCTTTTGGTACATAAGTCTCATCTCCAATTCCTGATGAATGCAGGATCTTTTTCTGGAATTCAATGCTTGATTCATCGAATTTCCCTGAATTTCGTGCTAGCTCAATGAACTGATACTTTGACACCTAAATGTTTTGGTCATTACAGTTAGCAATAATTCTAGAAACATGTCTTACTGTAAGAAAACGACGTAACGTTAACATACCTTGAGATCATCATGAGGCTTGTAACAGGCGAAATCAAGAAGATAAATAGACCGAGGACGAGACATGAAGTACACAGAGATTGTAAAAACCAGGAAACCAAAGAAAGCAAGTATTGTTGCGAGATCATAAAAAGCCGTAAAATTCCAAATCTTGTTCCACATTTCTTCCCTGCTGAGGCTCCCAACCTCAGCTCCAAGCAAAAGTACAAGAACAGGTATTGTTGCCAAATAAATCCCATGATTTATCAGGTAATGATAGCCTAATCTCACATATTTTAACTTGACAGACTGTAAAAAGTCCGGTAAGCGTCGACGAACTCTGACCGAGAATGTCATTGATCCAGCATCTGGTCCTAATGATTCTATTCCCCGGTTCACTATCTCTGTTGACAGCAACTCTTGTTCTGCTGCCATGACAACTTTGCATGTACAATGATGTTTCTATTTCTTTCTGGTTACACTATTTAAAATAACAATGTGCAATGTATAATTGAACTAGGATTGGCCTCTGCTCAGAAGTTTTATATAGGCCATAGGGTGATGGCCTGATGGATTTTTGTTTTTGCTATTTTTTCATGTCACATTCTCGCGGTAAAACCTTGATAAATGAATAATTTATAAATGAATAACCTcgttaaataaatattttttccCGTTCTCAAAGATAATGTATTTGTAAactcaataaataaataatctcgttaaataaataattttttgtcATCCCATATATATTTTTTATGGCATGGTGAATAAAGTTGTTTAATAGTAAAACCTCGACAAATAAATATTCCAAGATGAACGACATTGaaaaatcaacaatttttatCGGCTCCAACATAAAAatagtttatttttttaatattgaCAAATGAACTAAATTTTCCGATTTCAAGGATATTCATTATGATTTCAAGAatattcatttatcgagattTAACCGTCCTTTCGGGTTTTTACAATTTGAATTTAAACtagggaggagggagggaggggTGGGTAGAAGAAGCCAGGGTGGGAGAAGTT
This sequence is a window from Apium graveolens cultivar Ventura chromosome 9, ASM990537v1, whole genome shotgun sequence. Protein-coding genes within it:
- the LOC141686760 gene encoding 3-ketoacyl-CoA synthase 10-like gives rise to the protein MAAEQELLSTEIVNRGIESLGPDAGSMTFSVRVRRRLPDFLQSVKLKYVRLGYHYLINHGIYLATIPVLVLLLGAEVGSLSREEMWNKIWNFTAFYDLATILAFFGFLVFTISVYFMSRPRSIYLLDFACYKPHDDLKVSKYQFIELARNSGKFDESSIEFQKKILHSSGIGDETYVPKAIMSSENCTTMKEGRAEASLVIFGALDELFEKTGIRPKDIGVLVVNCSIFNPTPSLSAMVINHYKMRGNVLSFNLGGMGCSAGIIALDLARDMLQANPNNYAVVVSTEMVGYNWYPGKDRSMLIPNCFFRMGCSAVLLSNRRRNFARAKYRLEHIVRTHKGADDRSFRSVYQEEDDQRCKGLRISKDLVEIGAEAIKTNITTLGPLVLPFSEQAHFFATLLKKYLFGGGSDTESQSSKPYIPDFKLAFEHFCMHAASKMVLDELQRNLELSEKNMEPSRMTLERFGNTSSSTIWYELAYLEANERVRRGDRIWQLAYGSGFKCNSAVWKSMRRIRKPSRNPWL